A single window of Paracoccus albus DNA harbors:
- a CDS encoding L,D-transpeptidase, with product MLTRRHFIQTTTALFSASIASPLMASSWPTAAQKAEWDAQVTPPGYDPATSNPWGLHPRFLPQRVIANYGLVPGDIHVDAVARYLYHIEEGGTAMRYGVAIGRGDLYEPGVYTIQRKVEWPHWTPTQNMIEREPEVYAQYANGMEPGPENALGSRALYLYVGDRDTMLRIHGTPFPRSIGSRASSGCVRMVMPHINSLYPRVEKGSTAYLYSPEGSVASVS from the coding sequence ATGCTGACAAGACGACATTTCATACAGACCACGACAGCCCTGTTCTCGGCCTCGATCGCAAGCCCGCTAATGGCCAGCAGCTGGCCCACCGCGGCACAGAAAGCCGAGTGGGATGCACAGGTGACGCCGCCGGGTTACGATCCGGCCACCTCGAATCCGTGGGGACTTCATCCGCGCTTTCTGCCGCAGCGCGTCATTGCGAATTACGGGTTGGTGCCCGGAGATATCCATGTCGATGCGGTAGCGCGTTATCTTTATCATATCGAAGAGGGCGGCACGGCAATGCGTTATGGCGTGGCCATCGGGCGCGGTGATCTTTACGAGCCGGGCGTCTACACGATCCAGCGGAAGGTCGAGTGGCCGCACTGGACGCCGACACAGAATATGATCGAGCGCGAACCGGAGGTTTATGCCCAATATGCAAATGGGATGGAGCCGGGACCGGAAAATGCCCTCGGCTCACGTGCTCTATATCTCTATGTCGGGGATCGCGATACGATGCTGCGCATTCACGGCACACCTTTCCCACGCTCTATCGGCAGTCGTGCAAGTTCGGGATGCGTACGCATGGTCATGCCCCATATCAACAGCCTGTATCCCCGTGTAGAGAAAGGCTCGACAGCCTATCTCTACTCTCCTGAAGGCAGCGTTGCCTCTGTCAGTTGA
- a CDS encoding metal-sensitive transcriptional regulator, with the protein MSDRNLPLAHEKQNRESILKRLSRLNGQVQGVSRMVEDGRYCVDILTQTAAIRSALRGVERLLIEDHARSCMEAAIQSGDQDRQRVMFREVVELLEKVRD; encoded by the coding sequence ATGTCAGATCGGAACTTGCCCTTGGCGCATGAGAAGCAGAATCGGGAATCAATTCTGAAGCGGCTGTCACGTCTGAACGGTCAGGTGCAGGGCGTGTCGCGCATGGTCGAGGATGGGCGCTATTGCGTCGACATCCTGACCCAGACCGCCGCAATCCGATCCGCCCTGCGCGGAGTCGAGCGCCTTCTGATCGAGGATCACGCGCGAAGCTGCATGGAAGCAGCGATCCAGTCCGGCGATCAGGACCGACAGCGCGTGATGTTCCGCGAAGTTGTCGAACTGCTGGAAAAAGTGCGGGACTGA
- a CDS encoding glutaminase, translating into MKSPITDYLKDVLEDTRQGDAGEVAAYIPELAQADPDRVAIAVATVDGVVYSAGDEDYRFTIQSMSKPFAYALAIRDNGLDHVLARIGVEPSGEAFNEISLESDTGRPKNPMINAGAIATHALVGGSVSQRDRNAEIMTMFSAFAGRDLEVDEAVFSSELDHGHRNLGLGHLMKSFGVIEDNPVDAVEGYIRQCALKVDVRDLAIMAATLANYGQHPVSGDRLLQPSTVRQVLSVMTSCGMYDAAGDWLTTVGIPAKSGVAGGIIGVLPGQVGIAVFSPRLDEHGNSVRGVKMMERLSRDLGMHIMDVFRPSRSALRNVSSRELPNGEQATVYEMQGDMIFATMESVLRHLDNNPLPDHLVVFDVTRVDEFHDVAKRMAAEAGARLMDEDGHRVVLIDPDKVIAGFETSHGAELESYAKIDQIPQTDKAVRN; encoded by the coding sequence ATGAAATCACCTATCACTGACTATCTGAAAGATGTGCTTGAGGATACGAGGCAGGGCGATGCCGGAGAGGTTGCGGCCTATATCCCGGAACTTGCCCAAGCCGATCCCGACCGCGTTGCCATCGCCGTAGCGACGGTGGACGGGGTTGTGTATTCAGCTGGTGATGAGGATTACCGCTTTACGATCCAATCCATGTCCAAGCCCTTCGCTTATGCCTTGGCGATCAGGGATAACGGGCTGGATCATGTGCTTGCCCGCATCGGGGTCGAGCCGTCCGGAGAGGCTTTTAACGAAATCTCGCTGGAAAGCGACACGGGGCGACCCAAGAACCCTATGATCAATGCAGGCGCCATCGCTACCCATGCGCTTGTCGGCGGGTCGGTGTCTCAGCGCGACCGAAATGCTGAAATCATGACGATGTTCTCGGCTTTCGCGGGGCGCGATCTGGAAGTCGACGAGGCTGTGTTTTCGTCAGAACTGGACCACGGACATCGCAATCTCGGCCTTGGTCATCTGATGAAGTCCTTTGGTGTGATTGAGGACAACCCTGTCGATGCGGTTGAAGGCTATATTCGGCAATGCGCGCTTAAAGTTGATGTCAGGGATCTTGCGATCATGGCCGCGACGCTGGCGAATTACGGACAGCATCCGGTCAGTGGCGACAGGCTGCTGCAACCGTCGACTGTCAGGCAGGTGCTTTCGGTGATGACAAGCTGCGGGATGTATGATGCCGCAGGTGACTGGCTGACGACGGTTGGCATTCCGGCAAAAAGCGGCGTTGCGGGCGGCATTATCGGTGTGCTGCCGGGGCAGGTTGGGATTGCGGTCTTCTCGCCGCGCCTTGACGAACATGGCAATAGCGTGCGTGGCGTGAAGATGATGGAGCGTCTTTCGCGCGATCTTGGAATGCATATCATGGACGTGTTCCGTCCATCCCGCTCGGCGCTGCGCAATGTCAGTTCCCGCGAGCTGCCGAACGGCGAGCAGGCGACCGTTTATGAGATGCAGGGCGACATGATTTTCGCTACGATGGAATCGGTCCTGCGTCATCTGGACAACAATCCGCTACCCGATCATCTGGTGGTCTTCGATGTCACGCGGGTGGACGAATTCCATGATGTTGCCAAAAGAATGGCCGCTGAAGCCGGTGCAAGGCTGATGGATGAAGACGGACACCGGGTTGTTCTGATCGACCCTGACAAGGTGATCGCCGGGTTCGAGACGAGCCATGGCGCTGAGCTGGAATCCT